A DNA window from Gigantopelta aegis isolate Gae_Host chromosome 4, Gae_host_genome, whole genome shotgun sequence contains the following coding sequences:
- the LOC121370230 gene encoding nuclear receptor subfamily 2 group E member 1-like: MASVIILLRNKRVSLTGDRLLDIPCKVCGDRSSGKHYGIYSCDGCSGFFKRSIHKNRMYTCKAQGDLKSMCPIDKTHRNQCRSCRLMKCFQAEMNKDAVQHERGPRKPKVKSETTDSRLQLAQDSPIDLSVARGQQHGRLTFNSDYFQKFQLRNDQQMVFMGYHGDSLGERMGLHAPSAFTSPAVLPPMLTSQQDIWHEMMARLLFTIISWVKQIPAFLMLSQSDQTALLSSSWKELFLLGVVQWGIPVDTRCISADARIKACGFGVSEESTVMTEVERLSETVSRIREMAIDSTEFTCLKAIVLFKSDSPSLKNSKCVEALQDQAQVMLSEHVQLNYPRQLVRVGRLLVLISKLHAFKTSTLERVFFRGIVGNISVEKLLGNILHGDVF; this comes from the exons ATGGCATCAGTCATCATTTTG TTAAGAAACAAACGTGTTTCTCTTACAGGTGATCGCCTTCTCGACATCCCGTGTAAAGTGTGTGGTGACCGCAGTTCGGgcaaacactacggcatatacAGCTGTGACG GCTGTTCGGGTTTCTTCAAGCGCAGCATCCACAAGAACCGGATGTACACGTGTAAAGCACAGGGCGACCTCAAGAGCATGTGTCCCATAGACAAGACTCACCGTAACCAGTGCCGCTCCTGTCGTCTCATGAAGTGTTTCCAGGCAGAGATGAACAAAGACG CCGTGCAGCACGAGAGAGGACCGCGCAAACCGAAAGTTAAATCTGAAACCACCGACTCCAGGCTACAACTCGCTCAAGACTCGCCCATCGACCTCAGCGTCGCCAGAGGTCAACAACATGGCCGCTTGACCTTCAACTCGGATTACTTCCAGAAGTTTCAGTTGAGAAACGACCAACAGATGGTGTTTATGGGTTACCATGGAGACAGTTTGGGAGAGAGAATGGGTCTGCATGCGCCGTCAGCGTTTACTTCCCCTGCCGTGCTGCCGCCCATGCTGACGTCTCAACAAGATATCTGGCATGAAATGATGGCTCGACTTCTCTTTACCATCATCAGTTGGGTGAAGCAAATACCAGCGTTCTTAATGCTGTCACAGTCAGATCAG ACGGCGCTGCTGTCGTCATCGTGGAAAGAACTCTTCCTGCTGGGCGTGGTTCAGTGGGGGATTCCCGTGGACACGCGGTGTATTTCGGCGGACGCCAGGATCAAGGCGTGTGGGTTCGGCGTGTCTGAGGAATCCACTGTGATGACGGAGGTCGAGCGACTCAGCGAAACTGTGTCCAGGATTAGAGAGATGGCCATCGACTCGACAGAGTTCACGTGTCTTAAAGCCATCGTCCTCTTCAAGTCAG ACTCGCCCAGCCTGAAGAACTCCAAGTGTGTGGAGGCGCTGCAGGACCAGGCCCAGGTGATGCTGTCGGAGCACGTGCAACTCAACTACCCGCGCCAGCTAGTGCGAGTCGGCCGCCTGCTCGTGCTCATCAGCAAACTGCACGCGTTCAAAACCTCAACGCTGGAACGAGTCTTCTTCAGAGGCATTGTGGGCAACATATCGGTGGAGAAACTTCTCGGTAACATTTTGCACGGTGATGTATTCTAG